The following coding sequences lie in one Myxococcus xanthus genomic window:
- a CDS encoding SixA phosphatase family protein, whose protein sequence is MRLFLVRHADADAEIPEGLGDEARALTAKSRTSTAHHFASLTERIGPVGRILTSPLVRTVQTAQILSISAKFEGPLKVHRCLLPDMPVGAVEPVLNEYADENLVLVGHQPSMGALAAHLLGMQSFPKPVNPGTVIGLERAEGESSPPFKFLFYAAPGQQVLDIIQ, encoded by the coding sequence TTGAGGCTTTTCCTGGTTAGGCACGCGGATGCGGACGCGGAGATCCCCGAGGGTCTCGGTGACGAGGCACGCGCCCTCACCGCGAAGTCCCGCACCAGCACCGCCCACCACTTCGCTTCGCTGACCGAGCGCATTGGTCCCGTGGGGCGCATCCTGACCAGCCCGCTGGTTCGCACGGTGCAGACGGCGCAGATCCTCTCCATCTCCGCCAAGTTCGAGGGCCCGCTGAAGGTGCATCGCTGCTTGCTGCCCGACATGCCCGTGGGCGCGGTGGAGCCGGTGCTCAACGAATACGCGGACGAGAACCTCGTCCTCGTGGGTCACCAGCCGTCCATGGGCGCCCTGGCGGCCCATCTGCTCGGCATGCAGTCCTTCCCCAAGCCCGTCAACCCGGGCACCGTCATCGGCCTGGAGCGCGCGGAGGGGGAGTCTTCACCGCCGTTCAAGTTCCTGTTCTACGCCGCCCCTGGTCAGCAGGTGCTCGACATCATCCAGTGA
- a CDS encoding glycosyltransferase family 4 protein yields MAIHQLIPSFVPGDATGQAALHLQLLLRRMGHAGALYADEVGPGLEGLASPASALRPAPGDLVLYHHGIASPLSSRLMHLPCRRGIVFHNISPTRFYEGLPLADALVAGRAQLAAMAPFADVAIGVSDFNAAELRVAGYRNVHTVPLFIEPERFSRASADAKMLQRLEGPGPVLLGVSRVMPHKRFEDLLALHREVLRLRPQARLLMVGGYEPGSRYFRMLQREARGLRGVSFLGRLNHAQLVAAYRSASVFVSMSEHEGFGVPLIEAMAAEVPVLAYAAAAVPETLGGAGVAFDQKRFAFLAELAVDLSEDVSLRKPVIAGQTRRLEHFSAHSVQTGFTKALETVLPRPAPTKPRKPPERPRVALVVQRYGEVTGGAEKLAAQMAEHLAPHWDLTVLTTCAKNHLVWDNAFPPGPDVVDGIKVLRFPSTRVRNIRGFNGLSRQVFDKSNERLREEQWVAEQGPMCPGLLHHLATERDAYDGYLFFTYLYAPTVWGLPLVADRALLVPTTHDEAPVRFGVYRDVFERPRALLCLTPEEHTLIEKYFPNHAPTRVVGVGVDRPRADGARFKEKHGIHRHYLLYIGRQEPGKGVPELLQHHQALKERFEDAPDLVLAGDTNMELSGEGVRYLGRIDEQDKYDALAGALAVVVPSRYESLSLLTLESFAQGTPVLVNGRSDVLVGQVERSGAGRAYTDLESFIQGLREVGAERGPMGKRGLAYVKKQGWPQVVAAYREEMQRILEEKRQ; encoded by the coding sequence ATGGCGATCCACCAGTTGATACCGAGCTTTGTCCCCGGCGACGCCACCGGGCAGGCCGCGTTGCACCTGCAGCTCCTGCTGCGCCGCATGGGGCACGCGGGCGCGCTGTACGCGGACGAGGTGGGCCCGGGGCTCGAAGGGCTGGCCAGCCCCGCGTCCGCGCTGCGTCCCGCGCCCGGTGACCTGGTCCTCTACCACCATGGCATCGCCTCCCCGCTCAGCAGCCGGCTGATGCACCTGCCCTGCCGTCGCGGCATCGTCTTCCACAACATCAGCCCCACACGTTTCTACGAGGGGCTGCCGCTGGCGGACGCGCTGGTGGCGGGACGGGCCCAGCTCGCCGCGATGGCCCCCTTCGCGGATGTGGCCATCGGCGTGTCGGACTTCAACGCCGCCGAGCTGCGCGTCGCGGGTTACCGCAACGTCCACACGGTGCCCCTCTTCATTGAACCGGAGCGATTCTCCCGCGCCAGCGCGGACGCGAAGATGCTCCAGCGGCTCGAAGGTCCAGGCCCCGTGCTGCTCGGCGTGAGCCGGGTGATGCCGCACAAGCGCTTCGAGGACCTGCTCGCGCTCCATCGCGAAGTCCTGCGGCTGCGCCCCCAGGCCCGCCTGTTGATGGTGGGCGGCTACGAGCCCGGCAGCCGGTACTTCCGCATGCTCCAGCGCGAGGCGCGCGGCCTGCGCGGCGTGAGCTTCCTGGGACGCCTGAACCACGCGCAGCTCGTGGCCGCGTACAGGTCCGCCTCCGTCTTCGTCTCCATGAGCGAGCATGAGGGCTTCGGCGTCCCTCTCATCGAGGCCATGGCCGCCGAGGTGCCCGTGCTGGCCTACGCGGCCGCGGCGGTGCCGGAGACGTTGGGCGGCGCGGGCGTGGCCTTCGACCAGAAGCGCTTCGCCTTCCTCGCGGAGCTGGCGGTGGACCTGAGCGAGGACGTGTCCCTGCGCAAGCCCGTCATCGCAGGTCAGACGCGGCGGCTGGAGCACTTCTCCGCGCATTCCGTGCAGACCGGCTTCACGAAGGCACTGGAGACGGTGCTCCCCCGCCCCGCGCCCACGAAGCCCCGGAAGCCTCCCGAGCGTCCCCGGGTGGCGTTGGTGGTGCAGCGCTACGGCGAGGTGACGGGCGGCGCGGAGAAGCTCGCCGCGCAGATGGCCGAGCACCTGGCTCCACACTGGGACCTCACCGTGCTGACGACCTGCGCGAAGAACCACCTCGTGTGGGACAACGCGTTTCCGCCCGGCCCCGACGTCGTGGACGGCATCAAGGTGTTGCGCTTCCCGTCCACGCGGGTGCGCAACATCCGGGGCTTCAACGGCCTGTCGCGGCAGGTGTTCGACAAGAGCAACGAGCGGCTGCGCGAAGAGCAGTGGGTGGCCGAGCAGGGCCCCATGTGCCCCGGCCTGCTGCACCACCTGGCCACCGAGCGCGACGCCTACGACGGCTATCTCTTCTTCACCTACCTCTACGCGCCCACGGTGTGGGGACTGCCGCTGGTGGCGGACCGGGCCCTGCTGGTGCCCACCACACATGATGAGGCCCCAGTCCGCTTCGGTGTGTATCGGGACGTCTTCGAACGCCCGCGCGCCCTGCTCTGCCTCACGCCGGAGGAGCACACGCTCATCGAGAAGTACTTCCCGAATCACGCACCCACGCGGGTGGTGGGCGTGGGCGTGGACCGGCCTCGGGCGGATGGCGCGCGCTTCAAGGAGAAGCACGGCATCCACCGGCACTACCTGCTCTACATCGGGCGTCAGGAGCCAGGCAAAGGCGTGCCCGAGCTGCTCCAGCACCACCAGGCCTTGAAGGAGCGGTTCGAGGACGCGCCGGACCTGGTGCTCGCGGGCGACACCAACATGGAACTGTCCGGCGAGGGCGTGCGCTATCTGGGCCGCATCGACGAGCAGGACAAATACGACGCGCTGGCGGGGGCATTGGCGGTGGTGGTGCCGTCCCGCTACGAGAGCCTGTCGCTGCTGACGCTGGAGTCCTTCGCCCAGGGCACGCCCGTGCTCGTGAACGGGCGCTCGGACGTGCTGGTCGGACAGGTGGAGCGCAGCGGCGCGGGCCGCGCGTACACGGACCTGGAGTCGTTCATCCAGGGCCTGCGCGAGGTGGGCGCGGAGCGTGGGCCCATGGGCAAGCGGGGCCTGGCGTACGTGAAGAAGCAGGGCTGGCCGCAGGTGGTGGCGGCCTACCGGGAAGAAATGCAACGCATCCTCGAGGAGAAGCGCCAATGA
- the cyaY gene encoding iron donor protein CyaY, protein MMDEARYNQLVSAAFKRILAAADAIDPDILEADSTGDMVTLTAASREKCIVNTQRAVRQIWVAGRGQGIHFDYDAATGTWKDDKGRGLELMSFVADVVRGITGADFAYPG, encoded by the coding sequence ATGATGGACGAAGCTCGCTACAACCAGCTGGTCTCCGCCGCGTTCAAGCGCATCCTCGCCGCGGCGGATGCCATCGACCCCGACATCCTGGAAGCCGACAGCACCGGCGACATGGTGACGCTCACCGCGGCCTCGCGGGAGAAGTGCATCGTCAACACCCAGCGCGCCGTGCGGCAGATCTGGGTGGCGGGCCGGGGTCAGGGCATCCACTTCGACTACGACGCGGCCACCGGCACCTGGAAGGACGACAAGGGCCGGGGCCTGGAGTTGATGTCCTTCGTCGCGGACGTCGTCCGCGGCATCACCGGGGCGGACTTCGCCTATCCCGGCTGA
- a CDS encoding FAD-dependent oxidoreductase, which yields MRALTDLPSDPTPPLTLGLPGFVFEDLYRPAGLRRLAERFDAQLAEDEPELFHAFDAYRKSGGKSVSGAAESDLLIRVSRHVSRFVTRLFSVEQELERMAGRLKGELPLFDFKREFITRRVFKKGAADRPALAEFPSLDARMRLMLQLGFPEALATGDLERGLAESVLALMDLERLFSNALPAERQGEAEALRARWSALREVLLSTPEGKDAFGSSLVTQGDDAAELQSVRALLSLADRWTYARALHPETKDIFHAWPTHRIPKPLVFDQLVHLQRPDNELPEATEGLEHHLRHRDGFKLTDRRGTSRDVMNEVDYCVLCHERQKDSCTKGFPAKDPVAEGHHYKKNPLGIPLNGCPLDERISEAHLLKREGNSVAALAMVTLDNPMCPGTGHRICNDCMKACIFQKQEPVNIPLAETATLTDVLNLPWGFEIYGLLTRWNPLNVRRPYALPYVGRNVLVVGLGPAGYTLSHYLLNEGFGVTGIDGLKIEPFPDALVGRNGHALQPIRDWSALTSELDERILEGFGGVSEYGITVRWDKNFLTLIHLTLARRESFRIHGGVRFGGTLTVEDAWALGFDHIAIAAGAGRPTIIGMKNNLIRGIRKASDFLMSLQLTGAFKKDSLANLQVQLPAIVIGGGLTGIDTATELMAYYPVQVEKALARHEKLVSQVGEEAVLARLDAEERATYQTFLEHGRAVREERQKAKALGRDPDFIKLVRAWGGVSLVYRRSLTESPAYRLNHEEVTKALEEGIRFIERMSPVEALPDASGAVRALRFERMVTVDGKLKGSGQVFELPARTVCVAAGTSPNVTYEKEYPGTFQLDARGEYFQSHELVDAEDGFSLVPVKAKEDPAAKTGFFTSYQQDGRFISFYGDNHPTYAGNVVKAMSSAKDGHPQVARLYAKEVAALDFTDEVAQAARDARRAAHFAKLDEAFTATVVAVNRLTPTIVEVVVRAPFAASHFSPGQFYRLQNFERNAPVVDGVRLTMEGLALTGAWVDKEKGLMGTIVLEMGSSSRLCAALKPGEPVVLMGPTGAPTEIGHNETVVLVGGGLGNAVLFSIARSLKAAGCRVVYFAGYRQKSDSFKHDEIEAGTDQIVWSVDTGDTIEPRRPQDSAFRGNVVQAMVAYAEGKLGPAPVVALADVDRIIAIGSDGMMRAVAEARHGVLQPHLKPGHEAIGSINSPMQCMMKEICAQCLQRHVDPVTGKETWVFSCYNQDQRLDQVDFVNLRQRLRGNTVMEKVADVYLAQLFKQAPHLKRV from the coding sequence ATGCGCGCCTTGACTGACCTGCCCTCCGACCCCACCCCTCCTCTGACCCTGGGCCTGCCGGGCTTTGTCTTCGAGGACCTGTATCGTCCCGCCGGTCTGCGCCGGCTGGCGGAGCGCTTCGACGCACAGCTCGCCGAGGATGAGCCCGAGCTCTTCCACGCCTTCGACGCGTACCGTAAGTCTGGCGGCAAGAGCGTCAGCGGCGCCGCAGAGTCGGACCTGCTCATCCGCGTGTCGCGCCACGTGTCGCGCTTCGTCACGCGCCTCTTCAGCGTGGAGCAGGAGCTGGAGCGCATGGCCGGCCGCCTCAAGGGCGAGCTGCCGCTCTTCGACTTCAAGCGCGAGTTCATCACCCGCCGCGTTTTCAAGAAGGGCGCCGCGGACCGCCCGGCGCTGGCGGAGTTCCCCTCGCTGGACGCGCGCATGCGGCTGATGCTCCAGCTGGGCTTCCCGGAGGCACTGGCCACCGGGGACCTGGAGCGGGGTCTGGCGGAGTCGGTCCTCGCTCTGATGGACCTGGAGCGCCTGTTCTCCAACGCGCTGCCCGCCGAGCGTCAAGGTGAGGCGGAGGCCCTGCGCGCCCGCTGGTCCGCGCTGCGCGAGGTGCTGCTGTCCACGCCCGAGGGCAAGGACGCCTTCGGCTCCAGCCTCGTCACGCAGGGCGATGACGCCGCGGAGCTCCAGTCCGTGCGCGCGCTGCTGTCGCTGGCGGACCGCTGGACGTACGCGCGGGCGCTGCATCCGGAGACGAAGGACATCTTCCACGCCTGGCCCACCCACCGGATTCCCAAGCCGCTGGTGTTCGACCAGCTCGTCCACCTCCAGCGTCCGGACAACGAGCTGCCCGAGGCCACCGAGGGCCTGGAGCACCACCTCCGCCACCGCGACGGTTTCAAGCTCACAGACCGCCGGGGCACCTCGCGCGACGTGATGAACGAGGTGGACTACTGCGTGCTCTGCCACGAGCGGCAGAAGGACTCATGCACCAAGGGCTTCCCCGCCAAGGACCCGGTGGCCGAGGGGCACCACTACAAGAAGAACCCACTGGGCATCCCCCTCAACGGGTGCCCGCTCGACGAGCGCATCTCCGAGGCACACCTGCTCAAGCGCGAGGGCAACTCCGTGGCCGCGCTGGCCATGGTGACGCTCGACAATCCGATGTGCCCCGGCACCGGTCACCGCATCTGCAATGACTGCATGAAGGCCTGCATCTTCCAGAAGCAGGAGCCGGTGAACATCCCGCTGGCGGAGACGGCCACGCTCACGGACGTGCTGAACCTGCCGTGGGGCTTCGAAATCTACGGCCTGCTCACGCGGTGGAACCCGCTCAACGTCCGCCGCCCGTACGCGCTGCCCTACGTGGGCCGCAACGTGCTGGTGGTGGGCCTGGGCCCCGCCGGCTACACGCTGTCGCACTACCTGCTCAACGAGGGCTTCGGCGTCACGGGGATAGACGGCCTCAAGATTGAGCCCTTCCCCGACGCGCTCGTGGGCCGCAACGGCCACGCGCTCCAGCCCATCCGCGACTGGTCCGCGCTTACCAGCGAGCTGGACGAGCGCATCCTGGAAGGCTTCGGCGGCGTGTCCGAGTACGGAATCACCGTGCGCTGGGACAAGAACTTCCTCACGCTCATCCACCTCACGCTGGCGCGGCGGGAGAGCTTCCGCATCCACGGCGGCGTGCGCTTCGGTGGCACCCTCACGGTGGAGGACGCGTGGGCGCTGGGCTTCGACCACATCGCCATCGCCGCTGGCGCGGGCCGCCCGACCATCATCGGGATGAAGAACAACCTCATCCGGGGCATCCGCAAGGCCAGTGACTTCCTGATGTCGCTCCAGCTCACCGGCGCGTTCAAGAAGGACTCGCTGGCGAACCTCCAGGTGCAGCTGCCCGCCATCGTCATCGGCGGTGGCCTCACCGGCATCGACACCGCCACGGAGCTGATGGCGTACTACCCGGTGCAGGTGGAGAAGGCGCTCGCCCGCCACGAGAAGCTGGTGTCCCAGGTGGGCGAGGAGGCCGTGCTGGCCCGCCTCGACGCGGAGGAGCGCGCCACCTACCAGACGTTCCTGGAGCACGGCCGCGCCGTGCGCGAGGAGCGCCAGAAGGCGAAGGCCCTGGGCAGAGACCCGGACTTCATCAAGCTGGTGCGCGCGTGGGGCGGCGTCAGCCTCGTCTACCGCCGCAGCCTCACCGAGTCCCCCGCCTACCGCCTCAACCACGAGGAAGTGACGAAGGCGCTGGAGGAAGGCATCCGCTTCATCGAGCGCATGAGCCCGGTGGAGGCCCTGCCGGACGCCTCCGGCGCGGTGCGCGCGCTGCGCTTCGAGCGCATGGTGACGGTGGACGGCAAGCTCAAGGGCAGCGGCCAGGTCTTCGAGCTGCCCGCGCGCACGGTGTGCGTCGCCGCAGGCACGTCCCCCAACGTCACGTACGAGAAGGAATACCCGGGCACCTTCCAGCTCGACGCGCGCGGCGAGTACTTCCAGAGCCACGAACTGGTGGATGCGGAAGACGGCTTCTCGCTGGTGCCCGTGAAGGCGAAGGAGGACCCGGCGGCGAAGACGGGCTTCTTCACGTCGTACCAGCAGGACGGCCGCTTCATCTCCTTCTACGGCGACAACCACCCGACCTACGCGGGCAACGTGGTGAAGGCCATGTCCAGCGCGAAGGACGGTCACCCGCAGGTGGCGCGGCTGTACGCGAAGGAAGTGGCCGCGCTCGACTTCACCGACGAGGTGGCCCAGGCCGCGCGTGACGCGCGGCGCGCCGCGCACTTCGCCAAGCTGGACGAGGCGTTCACCGCCACCGTGGTGGCCGTCAACCGGCTGACGCCGACCATCGTCGAGGTGGTGGTGCGCGCGCCCTTCGCGGCCAGCCACTTCTCTCCCGGCCAGTTCTACCGGCTGCAGAACTTCGAGCGGAACGCGCCCGTGGTGGACGGCGTGCGCCTCACCATGGAGGGCCTGGCCCTCACCGGTGCCTGGGTGGACAAGGAGAAGGGGCTGATGGGCACCATCGTGCTGGAGATGGGCTCGTCCTCGCGCCTGTGCGCCGCGCTCAAGCCCGGTGAGCCCGTGGTGCTCATGGGCCCCACCGGCGCGCCCACGGAGATTGGCCACAACGAGACGGTGGTGCTCGTGGGCGGAGGTCTGGGCAACGCGGTGCTGTTCTCCATCGCCCGCTCGCTCAAGGCGGCCGGCTGCCGCGTCGTGTACTTCGCCGGCTACCGGCAGAAGTCGGACTCCTTCAAGCACGACGAAATCGAGGCCGGCACGGACCAGATTGTGTGGTCCGTGGACACCGGAGACACGATTGAGCCGCGCCGGCCGCAGGACTCGGCGTTCCGGGGCAACGTGGTGCAGGCGATGGTGGCCTACGCGGAAGGCAAGCTGGGCCCCGCGCCCGTCGTCGCCCTGGCGGACGTGGACCGCATCATCGCCATCGGCTCGGATGGAATGATGCGCGCGGTGGCCGAAGCGCGGCACGGCGTCCTCCAGCCGCACCTCAAGCCGGGACACGAGGCCATCGGCTCCATCAACTCGCCGATGCAGTGCATGATGAAGGAAATCTGCGCCCAGTGCCTCCAGCGGCACGTGGACCCGGTGACGGGCAAGGAGACGTGGGTGTTCTCCTGCTACAACCAGGACCAGCGGCTGGACCAGGTGGACTTCGTCAACCTCCGGCAGCGCCTGCGCGGCAACACCGTCATGGAGAAGGTCGCCGACGTCTACCTGGCGCAGCTCTTCAAGCAGGCCCCGCACCTCAAGCGCGTCTGA
- a CDS encoding diguanylate cyclase, with product MPSIVLAEPSAPVAGVLRRYLESAGHEVSWVSSVDEALRTVRERTPTVLLASGTGALDGEALCRSVRAEGLAVPVLLLYSPDEEQADTRAAQAGADGCLVGPLKRPTVLTCVSLLVQREEALRRVGSVGARPPFPSFDGASHSGGPPPLPGALGGRMVPPPPPLDDVDAPVESADARGMPPPPPLDEEAPEAETAQALVVPPSREADAPLSEGRGAESASLPPELDEEPITSPSSEAGSTAPDVGAAPASATAETQASEEDDLPLLHAEPEADESDAAGQASEDGPEATEAVAASGAGLEASSEPTTRPEAATQPADAQRSPPEATATSAAKPSDSGAVSTSVPDASTATPAASAPPSSVGARHSGSFPALAPTPVPGGSRVSRSDLAAVGSSPDFEFLKRLMLMEVKRSRRYRYPIAVLLVDIDKFAEKAAPLAPAARKLALAEALGLLVSGVRDIDVAVPFADSRFVVFLPHTPRSGALVVGQRLRELIKSLTAFEGASASVGVAVSEPPPGRGPVAGALAQVSFGGLLKEAGEALRRAQAAGGDWVEAASGRTQPG from the coding sequence ATGCCCTCCATTGTCCTCGCCGAGCCCTCCGCACCGGTGGCGGGCGTTCTGCGCCGCTATCTCGAGTCCGCCGGTCACGAAGTGTCCTGGGTGAGCAGCGTCGACGAGGCGCTGCGCACGGTGCGGGAACGCACGCCCACCGTCCTGCTGGCGTCCGGAACGGGCGCCCTGGACGGTGAGGCGTTGTGCCGGAGTGTGCGGGCCGAGGGCCTCGCCGTGCCGGTGTTGCTGTTGTACTCGCCGGACGAGGAGCAGGCGGACACGCGGGCCGCCCAGGCGGGCGCGGACGGGTGCCTGGTGGGGCCGCTGAAGCGCCCCACGGTGCTGACGTGCGTGTCCCTGCTCGTCCAGCGCGAGGAGGCGCTGCGGCGGGTGGGTTCCGTGGGCGCGCGGCCGCCATTCCCCTCGTTTGATGGAGCGTCTCACTCGGGCGGGCCGCCGCCGCTGCCGGGCGCGCTGGGCGGGCGGATGGTTCCGCCTCCGCCGCCGCTCGACGACGTGGATGCACCTGTCGAGAGCGCGGATGCGCGGGGCATGCCCCCTCCGCCGCCGCTCGACGAAGAGGCACCGGAAGCGGAGACCGCACAGGCGCTGGTGGTGCCACCGTCGCGCGAAGCGGATGCGCCGTTGTCCGAGGGCCGCGGCGCGGAGTCCGCGTCATTGCCACCTGAGCTGGACGAAGAGCCCATCACGTCGCCGTCCTCCGAAGCGGGCAGCACGGCCCCGGATGTGGGCGCGGCGCCTGCTTCGGCCACAGCGGAGACGCAGGCTTCCGAGGAAGACGACCTTCCACTGCTCCACGCGGAGCCAGAGGCCGACGAGTCGGATGCCGCCGGGCAAGCGTCCGAGGACGGACCCGAGGCCACGGAGGCTGTCGCTGCGTCAGGAGCCGGTCTCGAGGCGTCGTCCGAGCCGACGACCCGGCCCGAGGCAGCGACGCAGCCCGCGGACGCGCAGAGGTCTCCGCCCGAGGCCACGGCTACCTCGGCGGCGAAACCTTCGGACTCGGGCGCTGTATCCACGAGCGTGCCTGACGCCTCCACCGCGACACCAGCCGCCAGCGCTCCGCCTTCCTCGGTGGGTGCCCGGCACTCCGGCTCCTTCCCCGCGCTCGCCCCCACGCCTGTTCCGGGCGGCAGCCGCGTCAGCCGGTCTGACCTGGCGGCGGTCGGCTCCTCTCCGGACTTCGAGTTCCTCAAGCGGCTGATGTTGATGGAAGTGAAGCGCAGCCGGCGCTACCGCTACCCCATCGCCGTGCTGCTGGTGGACATCGACAAGTTCGCGGAGAAAGCCGCGCCCCTGGCCCCCGCCGCGCGGAAGCTCGCGCTCGCCGAGGCCCTGGGACTGCTCGTGTCCGGCGTGCGCGACATCGACGTCGCCGTGCCCTTCGCGGACAGCCGCTTCGTCGTCTTCCTCCCGCACACGCCGCGCTCCGGCGCGCTGGTGGTGGGGCAGCGCCTGCGCGAGCTCATCAAGTCCCTGACGGCCTTCGAGGGCGCCAGCGCCTCCGTGGGCGTCGCCGTCTCCGAGCCCCCGCCGGGCCGTGGACCCGTGGCGGGCGCCCTGGCCCAGGTCAGCTTCGGCGGCCTCCTCAAAGAGGCCGGAGAGGCCCTGCGCCGCGCTCAGGCCGCGGGTGGTGACTGGGTGGAGGCCGCGAGCGGCAGGACTCAGCCGGGATAG
- a CDS encoding glycosyltransferase family 4 protein — protein MGPIAFDATLWDEPTTGIGLYTRCLASALEALGVQLTRVGARSSGEAPRAKAGRTAWTLRGLPRVLQGSDAPLYHAHGNFNLPLIRVPGMKYVLTVHDLIPLLMPETVSSAFRWQFRLWLSRSLMVADQVVCVSERTRQDLLARYPEAESRTVVVPNGVDHVHAPALDDTSKDFLRALSLPKEYVLYAGSLDVRKNVDLVLDALERLRLRGRPVSLVLAGQSWFGAGRVEARISRLRSEGFEVRSLGYQSDAVFYELMRRAAVFVFPSRYEGFGLPPLEAMRLGTPTIVSTAGSLPEVCGDAALSVGPDDANGLARALDRLLHSPEERRALAERGKAQAAKFTWKRTAEGTLAAYEAALRR, from the coding sequence ATGGGACCTATCGCCTTCGACGCGACACTCTGGGACGAGCCGACCACCGGCATCGGCCTGTACACCCGTTGCCTGGCCTCCGCTCTGGAGGCGCTCGGCGTCCAGCTCACCCGCGTAGGGGCTCGGTCATCTGGCGAGGCTCCTCGAGCGAAAGCCGGGCGCACTGCCTGGACGCTGAGAGGCTTGCCGCGCGTGCTCCAGGGCTCGGACGCGCCGCTGTACCACGCACACGGCAACTTCAACCTGCCCCTCATCCGCGTGCCCGGCATGAAGTACGTGCTGACGGTGCACGATTTGATTCCACTGCTGATGCCGGAGACGGTGTCGTCCGCGTTCCGCTGGCAGTTCCGTCTGTGGCTGTCGCGCAGCCTGATGGTGGCGGACCAGGTGGTGTGCGTGAGCGAGCGCACGCGGCAGGACCTGCTGGCCCGCTACCCGGAAGCGGAGTCGCGCACGGTGGTGGTGCCCAATGGCGTGGACCACGTCCATGCGCCAGCCCTGGATGACACCAGCAAGGACTTCCTGCGCGCGCTCTCGCTGCCGAAGGAATACGTGCTCTACGCGGGCTCGCTCGACGTGCGGAAGAACGTGGACCTGGTGCTGGACGCCCTGGAGCGGCTGCGGCTGCGGGGGCGGCCCGTCTCGCTGGTGCTTGCGGGGCAGAGCTGGTTCGGCGCGGGTCGCGTGGAGGCGCGCATCTCCCGGCTGCGCTCGGAGGGGTTCGAGGTGCGCTCGCTCGGCTATCAGTCCGACGCCGTGTTCTACGAGCTGATGCGCCGCGCGGCCGTGTTCGTGTTCCCCTCTCGCTATGAGGGGTTCGGGCTGCCACCGCTGGAGGCGATGCGGCTGGGGACGCCCACCATCGTGTCCACCGCGGGCTCGCTGCCGGAGGTCTGTGGCGACGCCGCGCTGAGTGTGGGGCCCGACGATGCGAACGGGCTCGCGAGGGCGTTGGACCGGCTTCTCCACTCGCCGGAGGAACGACGGGCGCTCGCGGAGCGTGGAAAGGCGCAGGCCGCGAAGTTCACCTGGAAGCGGACCGCCGAGGGTACCTTGGCGGCGTACGAGGCCGCGCTGCGGCGATAA
- a CDS encoding dolichyl-phosphate beta-glucosyltransferase — protein MTTHQHLCSIDHVHAPFVSVVIPAYNEGQRLPRFVAELTRVFLERSAPPVEFVVVDDGSAPEQAELQRASVEAAQARLATAGARHQFTYVAAPRNQGKGLAIRLGWRHASAGVTWLAFLDADGAINAEEFHRLVAMSASEMAQNVDVLAGSRILMAGRRVVRSLHRHLQGRIFATLTDANFKLHFYDTQCGVKFVRADILRPLLDVLQEQRWLLDVELLVLLKRQGARFLEVPIDWEDFGGSKVIPGLDAARMFWGLLQLRRRLEHVSLPTHRDALPEGEPHAQR, from the coding sequence TTGACGACCCATCAGCACCTGTGCTCAATCGACCACGTGCATGCGCCCTTCGTCAGCGTCGTCATCCCCGCCTACAACGAGGGCCAGCGGCTGCCTCGCTTCGTCGCGGAGCTCACGCGCGTGTTCCTCGAGCGGAGCGCCCCACCGGTGGAGTTCGTCGTCGTCGACGATGGCAGCGCGCCCGAGCAGGCCGAACTCCAGCGCGCGAGCGTAGAGGCGGCCCAGGCTCGCCTCGCCACCGCGGGGGCGCGGCACCAGTTCACCTACGTAGCGGCGCCTCGCAACCAGGGAAAGGGCTTGGCCATCCGGCTCGGCTGGCGTCACGCGTCAGCGGGCGTCACGTGGCTGGCCTTCCTGGACGCGGATGGCGCCATCAACGCCGAGGAGTTCCACCGGCTGGTGGCGATGAGCGCATCAGAGATGGCGCAGAACGTGGACGTCCTGGCCGGCTCGCGCATCCTCATGGCCGGACGCCGCGTCGTGCGCAGCCTCCACCGCCACCTGCAGGGCCGCATCTTCGCCACGCTCACGGATGCGAACTTCAAACTCCACTTCTACGACACGCAGTGCGGGGTGAAGTTCGTCCGCGCGGACATCCTGCGGCCGCTCCTGGACGTGCTCCAGGAGCAGCGCTGGCTGCTGGACGTGGAGTTGCTGGTGCTGCTGAAGCGCCAGGGCGCGCGCTTCCTGGAGGTCCCCATCGACTGGGAGGACTTCGGAGGTTCCAAGGTCATCCCGGGGCTCGACGCGGCGCGCATGTTCTGGGGACTGCTGCAGCTGCGTCGGCGGCTGGAGCATGTGTCCCTGCCTACCCACCGTGACGCGTTGCCCGAAGGCGAGCCACACGCCCAGCGGTAG